The genome window CGCGGCGTCGAGCGGCCATCGCGGCCGCGGCGCAAAGTCGAGGTCGTCGGTCAATCCGCGTTTTAAGCGCTCGAGACCGGTCCAGGCGATGATCGCGCCATTGTCGGAGCACAGCGCCGCCGGCGGCGAAATGAACCGCAGCCCGCTTTCGGCGCAAAGCCGCATGAGGGCGCGGCGAATGGCGCCGTTGGCCGCGACCCCGCCGCCGATCACAAGTCCTTGCGGCGCTCGACCCTCGCCCGCCGTAAAGAGCCGCACGCCGGAGCGCACCCGATCCACGATCACGTCGACGATCGCAGCCTGGAAAGAGGCGGCAAGATCCCGGACGTCCCCTTCGCTCAGAGTCTGCAATCTGAGGATTTCCTGCCGCACCGCGGTCTTGAGCCCAGAGAGGGAAAAGTCGGCCCCTTCGCGGCCCAGCATCGGCCGCGGAAAGTCGAATCGTCGCGCGTCGCCTTCAAGCGCGAGCTTCTCGATTTGCGGCCCCCCCGGATAGGGCAGCTCCAGCATTTTGGCGACCTTGTCGAAGGCCTCGCCGGCGGCGTCGTCGACGGTGGATCCGAGCCGGCGGTAGTCGCCGACGGCCTTCACCGCGACGATCTGGGTGTGCCCGCCGGAGATGAGGAGCGCCAAGAAGGGAAAGTCCAGGCGGTCCGTGAGCCGTGCGGTCAGCGCGTGGGCTTCCAGATGATT of Methylocystis sp. SC2 contains these proteins:
- the tsaD gene encoding tRNA (adenosine(37)-N6)-threonylcarbamoyltransferase complex transferase subunit TsaD encodes the protein MRVLGIETTCDETAVAVVSERLGGEGGEILSNEVLSQIARHAAYGGVVPEIAARAHIDVLDRLIRRALERAKIDAKELDAVAAAAGPGLIGGVLVGLTAGKAMALALGKPFIAVNHLEAHALTARLTDRLDFPFLALLISGGHTQIVAVKAVGDYRRLGSTVDDAAGEAFDKVAKMLELPYPGGPQIEKLALEGDARRFDFPRPMLGREGADFSLSGLKTAVRQEILRLQTLSEGDVRDLAASFQAAIVDVIVDRVRSGVRLFTAGEGRAPQGLVIGGGVAANGAIRRALMRLCAESGLRFISPPAALCSDNGAIIAWTGLERLKRGLTDDLDFAPRPRWPLDAAPSRSHHGKA